A region from the Brachyspira hampsonii genome encodes:
- a CDS encoding LacI family DNA-binding transcriptional regulator has product MNDNIKELTKLKRVTQKEIAKRLGISRTTVARAINGSEFIKEETKSKILELASELNYEKNYIGSSLANQKEKIVHCLIADSFNEFYTKEIIRGLNTVQKEYSIYNYNLKITPTEIHSPDKQIETLKNILKEGNIDGLIITPLNRDIIYNILKPYFGKINIISIGTRLSENISHVGPNHIKQGSIVAGIVSNILRDNEKLLIIDNGDDNISSGMYLEGFLQRIKNTNIDILGPIYCGNIEDSIHTIKEICFKEDIKGIYINRYAQEIYDMIDKNILRGKKIVTHGMAESIKNLIKSGIISFTVMEAVFMEGYNAGKIMFEMIYKKNVNTNWEVSDSKIIFLENLSD; this is encoded by the coding sequence ATGAACGATAATATAAAAGAATTAACAAAACTCAAAAGAGTAACACAGAAAGAAATAGCTAAAAGACTTGGAATAAGCAGAACAACCGTAGCCAGAGCAATAAACGGAAGCGAATTTATTAAAGAAGAAACCAAATCTAAAATATTAGAATTAGCATCCGAATTAAATTATGAAAAAAATTATATAGGAAGCTCTCTTGCAAATCAAAAAGAAAAGATAGTACATTGTCTTATAGCGGATTCCTTTAATGAGTTTTATACAAAAGAAATTATACGAGGACTCAATACAGTTCAGAAAGAATATTCTATATATAATTATAATCTAAAAATAACACCAACAGAAATACATTCTCCCGATAAGCAGATAGAAACTTTAAAAAACATATTAAAAGAAGGTAATATAGACGGTTTAATAATAACACCTTTAAATAGAGATATTATATACAATATATTAAAGCCTTATTTTGGTAAAATTAATATAATCTCTATAGGTACAAGATTATCTGAAAACATATCGCATGTAGGACCTAATCATATAAAACAAGGTTCTATAGTAGCGGGTATAGTTTCTAATATTTTAAGAGACAATGAAAAACTTCTGATAATAGATAACGGAGACGATAATATTTCTTCAGGAATGTATTTAGAAGGATTTTTACAAAGAATAAAGAATACAAATATAGATATTTTAGGACCTATTTACTGCGGTAATATAGAAGACAGTATACATACTATAAAAGAGATATGCTTTAAAGAGGATATCAAAGGAATTTATATTAATAGATATGCTCAGGAAATTTATGATATGATAGATAAAAACATATTAAGAGGCAAGAAAATCGTTACTCATGGTATGGCTGAAAGCATAAAAAACTTAATAAAATCAGGTATAATATCATTTACTGTTATGGAAGCTGTATTTATGGAAGGATATAATGCCGGTAAAATAATGTTTGAAATGATATATAAAAAAAATGTTAATACTAATTGGGAAGTATCTGACTCTAAAATAATATTTTTAGAAAATTTAAGTGATTAA
- a CDS encoding DUF948 domain-containing protein translates to MQDITFQINVIAISLAFIAISILILVLAIFFVLLAGYFRFTNRFDRILENIESISEKIGSIANTVDDEANKVKLTLDSIHDSFNNLSSSISNFSSMTSNISNNFSIINIFKSIFALFTGKNRKKDDFTENDDEDF, encoded by the coding sequence ATGCAGGATATTACATTTCAAATTAATGTTATAGCTATATCTTTAGCTTTCATAGCTATTTCTATATTAATATTAGTCTTAGCTATATTTTTTGTTTTACTTGCAGGTTATTTTAGATTTACTAATAGATTCGATAGAATATTAGAAAATATCGAATCTATTAGTGAAAAAATAGGAAGCATTGCAAATACAGTAGATGATGAAGCTAATAAGGTTAAACTAACATTAGACAGTATACATGATTCTTTTAATAATTTATCCAGCAGCATTAGTAATTTTAGTTCAATGACTTCAAATATATCTAATAACTTTAGCATTATTAATATATTTAAATCTATATTTGCCCTATTTACCGGTAAAAATAGAAAAAAAGATGATTTTACCGAAAATGATGATGAAGATTTTTGA
- a CDS encoding amino acid ABC transporter permease, with protein sequence MLEYLELLKLIFISNDRYIYIIKGLLFSVGTTACATVIGVILGILVALIQLSEFYPFKNSEKLKDFNPLAKLAFWYVNILRGTPVVVQLMIWANIVFVDNLRNTPIFIIAAIAFGINSGAYVAEIIRAGIQSLDKGQMEAARALGMNYSMAMKEIIIPQAIKKILPPLVSEFIALLKETSVVGFIGGVDLLRSANIITSQTYRGVEPLLAVGIIYFILTSIFAMIMKRVEEGLKESD encoded by the coding sequence ATGCTTGAATATTTAGAACTTCTAAAGTTAATATTCATATCAAATGATAGATACATTTATATTATAAAAGGGTTATTATTTTCTGTAGGAACAACTGCATGTGCTACAGTTATAGGGGTTATATTAGGTATATTAGTTGCTTTGATTCAGCTGTCTGAATTTTATCCATTTAAAAACTCTGAAAAATTAAAAGATTTCAATCCATTAGCAAAATTAGCATTCTGGTATGTAAATATTTTAAGAGGAACTCCTGTTGTAGTACAGCTTATGATATGGGCTAATATTGTTTTTGTTGATAATTTAAGAAACACTCCTATATTTATTATAGCAGCTATTGCTTTTGGTATAAACTCTGGTGCTTATGTTGCTGAAATTATAAGAGCGGGAATACAAAGTTTGGATAAGGGACAAATGGAGGCGGCAAGAGCTTTAGGTATGAATTATTCTATGGCTATGAAAGAAATTATAATACCTCAGGCTATTAAAAAAATACTTCCTCCTTTAGTAAGCGAATTTATAGCTTTGCTTAAAGAGACTTCTGTTGTAGGATTTATAGGAGGAGTTGATTTACTTAGATCTGCAAACATCATAACAAGCCAAACATATAGAGGAGTTGAGCCTTTACTTGCTGTTGGTATAATATACTTTATACTTACTTCTATATTTGCTATGATTATGAAGAGAGTAGAGGAGGGTTTAAAAGAAAGTGATTAA
- a CDS encoding PaaI family thioesterase gives MELKVLNKQNNSRMCLVCGFKNDLSLKAEFYELEDKSLCALVTFKDVHQGYPSRVHGGILAAILDETIGRAMMPYTGEDKWGVTMTLTTKYKRPVPINEEIRIIGKITSGDGRIFEGEGYILLNDDKVAVTAKGTYICMGLEKIAEMDPNNEEDWFVEKKDTDPKAINIP, from the coding sequence ATGGAATTAAAAGTTCTGAATAAGCAGAATAATTCTAGAATGTGTCTTGTATGCGGATTTAAAAATGATTTGAGTTTGAAAGCAGAGTTTTATGAGTTGGAAGATAAATCATTATGTGCTTTAGTAACTTTTAAAGATGTGCATCAGGGTTATCCTTCAAGAGTTCATGGCGGTATACTTGCAGCTATTTTAGATGAAACTATAGGAAGGGCTATGATGCCTTATACAGGTGAAGATAAATGGGGTGTTACTATGACACTTACAACAAAATATAAAAGACCTGTGCCTATTAATGAAGAGATAAGAATAATAGGAAAAATTACTTCTGGAGACGGGAGAATATTTGAAGGAGAGGGATATATACTTCTTAATGATGATAAAGTTGCTGTAACTGCTAAGGGTACATATATATGTATGGGACTTGAAAAAATAGCAGAGATGGATCCTAATAATGAAGAGGATTGGTTTGTAGAAAAAAAAGATACTGATCCTAAAGCAATAAATATACCTTAA
- a CDS encoding LEA type 2 family protein — MIKKITVIISILSMLFVLYSCETLKSSAREITRSYIEEHKPDIKAKNAKISNITLQDITLTTLFEIKNNLDFEIPIDKIKIDLVNTSGKTFATATSVETLKIPANQARDINLDFKAKYLDVFTTAFDAIKSKSFKCNANITLTFTVYGMKFDFPYTKELTFKE; from the coding sequence ATGATTAAGAAAATAACTGTTATAATCTCAATATTATCAATGCTATTTGTATTATACTCATGTGAAACATTAAAATCATCAGCAAGAGAAATTACAAGAAGCTATATAGAAGAACATAAACCTGATATAAAAGCAAAGAATGCTAAAATATCCAACATAACATTACAGGATATCACTTTAACTACTCTTTTTGAAATAAAGAATAATTTAGACTTTGAAATTCCTATAGATAAAATTAAAATAGATCTTGTTAATACTTCAGGAAAAACTTTTGCAACAGCTACTTCTGTAGAAACATTAAAAATACCTGCAAATCAGGCAAGAGATATTAATTTGGATTTTAAAGCAAAATATTTAGATGTATTTACAACAGCTTTTGATGCTATAAAATCAAAATCTTTTAAATGCAATGCTAATATAACTTTAACATTCACAGTATACGGAATGAAATTTGA
- a CDS encoding sulfide/dihydroorotate dehydrogenase-like FAD/NAD-binding protein — MGYKIVAREQWSEKVFMMKVVAPDIAKHRKAGNFIIFRLDEKGERVPLTIADADAEAGTITIVTQSIGYSTTKLMGLKVGDEIMDIIGPLGQPTHIEKKDGIVLGVGGGVGIAPLHPIVEAHHKAGNKVISILGARDKSLIIMEDMMKKISDEVLICTDNGSYGEKGLVTDMITRIYERGEKISEVIAIGPAIMMKFVALLTKKYNLPTVVSLNPIMIDGTGMCGCCRVKVGDQTKFACVEGPEFDGHLIDFDLLMKRQAMYKKEEHECNLKLAN, encoded by the coding sequence ATGGGCTATAAAATAGTTGCTAGAGAACAATGGTCAGAAAAAGTTTTTATGATGAAAGTAGTAGCCCCAGATATAGCTAAACATCGTAAAGCCGGTAATTTTATAATATTCAGGCTAGATGAAAAAGGTGAAAGAGTACCGCTAACTATAGCTGATGCTGATGCAGAAGCTGGTACTATCACTATAGTTACTCAAAGTATAGGATATTCAACTACTAAACTTATGGGACTTAAAGTTGGTGATGAAATAATGGATATCATAGGACCATTGGGACAGCCTACTCATATAGAAAAAAAAGACGGAATAGTTTTAGGTGTAGGAGGCGGCGTAGGTATTGCTCCTTTACATCCTATAGTAGAAGCTCATCATAAAGCCGGAAATAAAGTTATTTCTATATTAGGTGCAAGAGATAAATCGCTTATCATTATGGAAGATATGATGAAAAAAATATCTGATGAAGTTCTTATCTGTACTGATAATGGAAGTTACGGAGAAAAAGGTCTTGTAACTGATATGATTACTAGAATATATGAAAGAGGTGAAAAAATTTCTGAAGTTATAGCTATAGGTCCTGCTATTATGATGAAATTTGTTGCCTTGCTTACAAAAAAATATAATCTTCCTACAGTTGTCAGCTTGAACCCTATTATGATTGATGGTACAGGAATGTGCGGATGCTGCAGAGTAAAAGTAGGAGATCAAACTAAATTTGCATGTGTTGAAGGTCCTGAATTTGACGGACATTTAATTGATTTCGATCTTCTTATGAAAAGACAGGCTATGTACAAAAAAGAAGAACATGAATGTAATTTAAAATTAGCCAATTAA
- a CDS encoding LemA family protein: protein MRGSVVAVIFIIVNIIAITIFMIVSTTSIKESILTEEKLSRESLDSIIDTYYKKNIASENYYNAVSVIPKIDIYVLHSLSNYIKRIKSIEADSTLIEKPLTFQEYQYIQARITENINKINYTARNYPVLRTNENYISALNEMRPIIEDEKKYISAYNDHVLEYNRLTTTPPSSIVAGIMGKFPFLKFETGTNIIAQTANMFQ, encoded by the coding sequence ATGAGAGGTTCTGTGGTAGCAGTAATATTTATCATAGTGAATATAATAGCTATTACTATATTTATGATAGTTTCTACCACTTCTATAAAAGAATCTATATTAACAGAAGAAAAATTATCAAGAGAATCATTAGACTCTATAATAGATACTTATTATAAAAAAAATATAGCCTCAGAAAATTACTATAATGCCGTATCAGTAATACCCAAAATAGATATATATGTACTGCATTCACTAAGCAATTATATAAAAAGAATAAAATCAATAGAAGCAGATTCCACTTTAATAGAAAAACCATTAACATTTCAGGAATATCAATATATACAGGCAAGAATAACTGAAAATATAAATAAAATAAATTATACAGCAAGGAATTACCCTGTTTTAAGAACAAATGAGAACTATATATCTGCTTTAAATGAGATGCGTCCTATAATAGAAGATGAAAAAAAATATATATCTGCTTATAATGATCATGTATTGGAATATAATAGACTTACAACAACTCCGCCTTCAAGCATAGTAGCAGGTATAATGGGAAAATTTCCTTTCCTAAAATTTGAAACCGGGACTAATATAATAGCACAAACTGCGAATATGTTTCAATAG
- a CDS encoding amino acid ABC transporter ATP-binding protein, whose product MIKVKNLHKQFGKLEVLKGIDVEIAKGEIIAIIGPSGSGKSTFLRCLNRLEEPSKGDIIVNGKNIMDKDTNINIMRQELGMVFQHFNLFPHKTVIENITLAPMKVKKVSKENAEKKAIELLNKVGLVDKKDVYPSKLSGGQKQRIAIARALAMEPDIMLFDEPTSALDPEMIKEVLDVMIELAREGMTMLIVTHEMGFAKNVATRILFMNDGQILEDEKPNEFFSNPKHDRVKDFLYKVLNH is encoded by the coding sequence GTGATTAAGGTAAAAAATTTACATAAACAATTTGGAAAATTAGAAGTTCTTAAAGGTATTGATGTTGAGATTGCAAAGGGAGAGATCATTGCCATAATAGGACCTTCCGGAAGCGGTAAATCAACATTTTTAAGATGTTTAAATAGACTTGAAGAACCTTCTAAAGGCGATATTATCGTAAACGGCAAAAACATAATGGATAAGGATACTAATATTAACATTATGAGACAGGAACTTGGAATGGTATTTCAGCATTTCAATTTATTTCCTCATAAAACTGTTATTGAAAATATCACTTTAGCACCTATGAAAGTAAAGAAAGTTTCAAAAGAAAATGCTGAGAAAAAGGCTATAGAACTTCTTAATAAAGTAGGATTGGTGGATAAAAAAGATGTTTATCCGAGCAAACTTTCAGGAGGACAGAAACAGAGAATAGCTATAGCGAGGGCTTTGGCTATGGAGCCTGATATTATGCTTTTTGATGAGCCTACTTCTGCTTTGGATCCTGAGATGATTAAAGAGGTTTTGGATGTTATGATAGAGCTTGCAAGAGAAGGCATGACTATGTTAATTGTTACTCATGAAATGGGTTTTGCAAAGAATGTTGCTACAAGAATACTTTTTATGAATGATGGACAGATACTTGAAGATGAAAAACCTAATGAATTCTTTTCTAATCCTAAACATGACAGAGTTAAAGATTTCTTGTATAAAGTATTAAATCATTAA
- a CDS encoding basic amino acid ABC transporter substrate-binding protein, giving the protein MFKNNIVKIAIALLAVLFLFISCQKKEEKNKLYVGTNAEFEPFEYREGDKIVGFDMDLIAEVAKLIGREIEIVDMQFDGLLAALEAKKIDIIAAGMTATEERKQFVNFTEPYYNSKQSIVVQASNTDITSFDNFAGKKIGVVLGYTGDILVSEMTNVEAQKFNSASETILALKSQKIDAVVLDYEPAKNYVAQNTELKLVETDAAVEEYSIAMRKEDTELLAQINDALKTLKDNGTYDALISKYFGE; this is encoded by the coding sequence ATGTTTAAGAATAATATTGTGAAAATAGCTATAGCTTTGTTAGCAGTTTTATTTCTATTTATAAGCTGTCAGAAGAAAGAGGAAAAAAATAAATTATATGTAGGCACTAATGCTGAATTTGAACCTTTTGAATACAGAGAAGGTGATAAAATAGTTGGATTCGATATGGATTTGATAGCTGAGGTTGCTAAATTAATAGGTAGAGAAATAGAGATAGTAGATATGCAGTTTGACGGACTTCTTGCGGCTTTAGAAGCTAAAAAAATAGATATTATTGCTGCAGGCATGACCGCAACTGAAGAGAGAAAACAATTTGTTAATTTTACAGAGCCTTATTATAATTCAAAACAGTCTATAGTAGTTCAGGCATCAAATACTGATATAACTTCTTTTGATAACTTTGCCGGTAAAAAAATAGGGGTTGTTTTAGGATATACAGGAGATATTTTAGTAAGCGAAATGACTAATGTAGAAGCTCAGAAATTTAATAGTGCTTCAGAAACAATATTGGCTTTGAAATCTCAGAAAATTGATGCTGTTGTATTAGATTATGAGCCGGCTAAAAATTATGTTGCTCAGAATACTGAATTAAAATTAGTAGAAACTGATGCTGCTGTTGAAGAGTATTCTATAGCTATGAGAAAAGAAGATACAGAACTTCTTGCTCAAATTAACGATGCTTTAAAAACACTTAAAGATAACGGCACTTATGATGCTTTAATAAGCAAATATTTTGGGGAATAA
- the rplS gene encoding 50S ribosomal protein L19, producing MDQQIRLVEAKYKKEAILPFEIGDTVKVWVKIIEGDRERLQAYEGTVISIRGKGINKSFIVRKISYGVGVERIFLLNSPRIDHVDIIRKAKVRRAKLYYLRNKVGKKARLVERLGVKIPKHSDLVKNTAEENKSEE from the coding sequence ATGGATCAACAGATAAGATTAGTAGAAGCAAAATATAAAAAAGAAGCTATTTTACCTTTTGAAATAGGCGATACAGTAAAAGTATGGGTAAAAATTATTGAGGGCGATAGAGAAAGACTACAGGCTTATGAAGGCACTGTTATTTCTATTCGCGGAAAAGGAATTAATAAAAGTTTTATTGTTAGAAAAATATCTTACGGCGTAGGCGTTGAAAGAATATTCTTATTGAATTCTCCTAGAATAGATCATGTTGATATTATAAGAAAAGCTAAAGTAAGAAGAGCTAAACTTTATTACCTTAGAAACAAAGTTGGTAAAAAAGCCCGCTTAGTAGAAAGATTAGGTGTAAAAATACCTAAACATTCAGATTTAGTAAAAAATACTGCAGAAGAAAATAAATCAGAAGAATAA
- a CDS encoding site-2 protease family protein: MVYEIFSNKLSIGIISYVVFIISASTHEYSHARTAFMFGDRTAMRLGRLTLNPLAHIDILGSVVLPIIAAITGIPVIGWMKAVPVNPHNFNNFERDQALVSFAGPFANLIIASIAFIIMKILTFTSNGTFVIYKIMMFLQENNNGLSNFLLNALPIVLTMLFMFYMINIMLMFFNLLPFPPLDGGWILRFFLSPKGKDTYDKIYPYGFLILYALLFFGILRTILAFIQTISQHLLGKSINIIFSI, translated from the coding sequence ATGGTTTATGAAATATTTTCTAATAAACTTTCAATAGGAATCATATCTTATGTTGTATTTATAATATCAGCAAGCACACATGAATATTCTCATGCAAGAACGGCATTTATGTTTGGAGATAGAACAGCTATGAGGCTTGGAAGGCTTACTCTAAATCCTTTGGCTCATATTGATATATTGGGAAGTGTAGTTCTTCCAATAATTGCGGCAATTACAGGTATTCCTGTTATAGGCTGGATGAAAGCTGTTCCTGTTAATCCGCATAATTTTAATAATTTTGAAAGAGATCAGGCTTTGGTATCATTTGCAGGTCCTTTTGCTAATCTTATCATAGCATCTATAGCATTTATCATAATGAAAATACTTACATTTACCTCTAACGGTACTTTTGTAATTTATAAAATAATGATGTTTTTACAAGAGAATAATAATGGCTTATCAAATTTTCTGCTCAATGCTTTGCCTATAGTTTTAACAATGTTATTTATGTTTTATATGATTAATATAATGCTTATGTTTTTTAATTTATTGCCTTTTCCGCCATTAGACGGAGGCTGGATATTAAGGTTTTTCTTATCACCGAAGGGCAAAGATACTTATGATAAAATATATCCTTACGGATTTTTAATACTTTATGCCTTACTTTTTTTTGGAATATTAAGAACTATATTGGCATTTATACAGACTATATCACAGCATTTATTAGGAAAAAGTATTAATATTATATTTTCTATATGA
- a CDS encoding YtxH domain-containing protein, with the protein MSREVSGMFSFLLGLTAGIALGVLFAPKAGEETREDIKETMDNIKYKVDDIYHRSVLKTSELVEKGKEKTNDFFEKRKKKASEETVEE; encoded by the coding sequence ATGTCTAGAGAAGTATCAGGTATGTTTTCATTTTTATTGGGCTTAACTGCCGGAATTGCTTTGGGAGTATTATTTGCACCAAAAGCCGGAGAAGAAACTAGAGAAGATATTAAAGAAACTATGGATAATATTAAATATAAAGTAGATGATATTTATCATAGAAGCGTATTAAAAACTTCAGAATTAGTTGAAAAAGGAAAAGAAAAAACAAATGATTTCTTTGAAAAAAGAAAGAAAAAAGCTTCTGAAGAAACTGTTGAAGAATAA